In Burkholderia sp. GAS332, one DNA window encodes the following:
- a CDS encoding 2-keto-4-methylthiobutyrate aminotransferase apoenzyme, protein MQSAMQARSKLPDVGTTIFTVIGQLAAQHDALNLSQGAPNFAPDAKLIEGVAQAMRAGHNQYAPMAGIAALREALADKVETLYGVRYDPSSEVTVIASASEGLYSTISALVHPGDEVIYFEPSFDSYGPIVRLQGATPIPIKLSLADFRVDWDEVAAAITPKTRMIIINTPHNPTATVFSEADIARLKAVTRNTDIVILADEVYEHVVFDGAKHQSMACDSELAERSVIVSSFGKSYHVTGWRVGYCLAPAALMDEIRKVHQFMVFSADTPMQYAFVDALANRESYLGLSAFYEKKRDLLVHALRESRFELLPSEGSFFMLARFRGFSEESDSDFVLRLIRDARVATIPLSAFYTDGTDSGLIRLSFSKDDATLIEGARRLCEI, encoded by the coding sequence ATGCAGAGCGCCATGCAAGCCCGCTCGAAACTGCCTGACGTGGGCACGACGATTTTTACCGTGATCGGCCAACTGGCCGCGCAACACGACGCGCTGAACCTGTCGCAAGGTGCGCCGAATTTCGCGCCCGACGCGAAACTGATCGAGGGTGTCGCGCAAGCCATGCGCGCCGGTCATAACCAGTACGCGCCGATGGCGGGCATCGCCGCGTTGCGCGAAGCGCTCGCCGACAAGGTCGAGACGCTGTACGGCGTGCGCTACGACCCGTCGAGCGAAGTCACCGTGATCGCCAGCGCCAGCGAAGGCCTGTATTCGACGATCAGCGCGTTGGTGCATCCCGGCGATGAAGTGATTTACTTCGAGCCGTCATTCGATAGCTACGGTCCGATTGTTCGTCTGCAAGGCGCGACGCCGATTCCAATCAAACTGTCGCTTGCCGATTTCCGCGTGGATTGGGACGAGGTTGCCGCCGCGATCACGCCGAAGACGCGCATGATCATCATCAACACGCCGCACAACCCGACCGCGACCGTATTCAGCGAGGCCGACATCGCACGTCTGAAGGCCGTGACGCGCAACACCGATATCGTGATTCTCGCCGACGAAGTCTACGAACATGTCGTGTTCGATGGCGCCAAACATCAGAGCATGGCCTGCGACTCTGAACTCGCGGAGCGCAGCGTGATCGTGTCGTCGTTCGGCAAGTCGTATCACGTGACGGGTTGGCGCGTCGGTTATTGCCTCGCGCCCGCCGCATTGATGGACGAGATCCGAAAAGTCCATCAGTTCATGGTGTTTTCTGCCGATACACCGATGCAGTACGCGTTTGTCGACGCGTTGGCCAATCGCGAAAGCTATCTCGGCCTGTCCGCGTTCTATGAGAAGAAGCGTGATCTGCTGGTCCATGCGCTGCGCGAGTCGCGCTTCGAGTTATTGCCGAGCGAAGGCAGCTTCTTCATGCTCGCGCGTTTTCGCGGATTCTCCGAGGAAAGCGATAGCGATTTCGTGCTGCGCCTGATTCGCGATGCGCGTGTCGCGACGATTCCGTTGTCGGCGTTCTATACCGACGGCACGGATTCCGGCTTGATCCGCCTGAGCTTCTCGAAGGACGACGCGACCTTGATCGAAGGCGCGCGGCGTTTGTGCGAAATCTGA
- a CDS encoding amino acid ABC transporter substrate-binding protein, PAAT family — translation MKLLKPLLALACAFAAISASSAAMAADASTLRFGLEAQYPPFESKGPNGELRGLDIDVGNAVCAAAHMTCKWVETSFDGLIPALQGRKFDAINSAMNATEQRRQAIDFTTVVYRVPTQLIAKHDSGLLPTIASLKGKRVGVLQASIQETFAKAHWESAGVIVVPYQDQNQAYTDLTAGRLDATLVLAPAGQTGFLSKPEGKDYAFVGQPVRDDKILGSGIAYGIRKGDTALRDQLNAAIAKVQADGTIKTLAAKYLGNIDISSK, via the coding sequence ATGAAGTTGCTCAAGCCTCTATTGGCGCTGGCCTGCGCATTCGCGGCGATCTCCGCATCGTCTGCCGCGATGGCTGCCGATGCATCGACGCTGCGTTTCGGACTCGAGGCGCAGTATCCGCCGTTCGAATCGAAAGGGCCGAACGGTGAGTTGCGAGGTCTCGACATCGACGTCGGCAATGCCGTTTGCGCCGCCGCGCATATGACGTGCAAATGGGTCGAAACGTCGTTCGACGGCTTGATTCCCGCACTGCAAGGCCGCAAGTTCGACGCGATCAATTCGGCGATGAACGCCACCGAGCAGCGCCGTCAGGCGATCGATTTCACGACCGTCGTGTATCGCGTGCCGACGCAGTTGATCGCGAAGCACGACAGCGGTTTGCTGCCGACCATCGCATCGTTGAAGGGCAAACGCGTCGGCGTGCTGCAGGCGTCGATTCAGGAAACCTTCGCGAAGGCGCATTGGGAATCGGCTGGCGTCATCGTGGTGCCGTATCAGGATCAGAACCAGGCTTATACGGATCTCACGGCGGGTCGTCTCGACGCTACGCTCGTTCTCGCGCCGGCCGGCCAGACGGGATTTCTGTCGAAGCCTGAGGGCAAGGACTATGCGTTTGTCGGGCAGCCGGTGCGCGATGACAAGATCCTCGGCAGCGGCATCGCCTACGGGATTCGCAAAGGCGACACCGCGCTGCGCGACCAGTTGAACGCGGCGATCGCCAAGGTTCAGGCCGACGGTACGATCAAGACGCTGGCGGCGAAGTACCTCGGCAATATCGATATCTCATCGAAGTAA
- a CDS encoding ATP-dependent RNA helicase DbpA — protein MNSPTQAGAPFSQLPLPPATLANLTQLGYVEMTPIQAASLPIALAGNDLIAQAKTGSGKTAAFSLALLNRLDVRNFAVQAMVLCPTRELADQVTQEIRRLARAEENIKVLTLCGGTPMRPQTASLEHGAHIVVGTPGRIMDHLERGSLPLQSLNTLVLDEADRMLDMGFFDDIATVVKQCPKERQTLLFSATYPEGIAKLSQQFLRNPKEVKLAERHDNTKIRQRFYEVTEDQRLHAVGLLLNHYRPVSTLAFCNTKQQCRDLLDVLRAQGFHALALHGELDQRERDQVLIQFANRSCSVLVATDVASRGLDIAELEAVINVDVTPDPEVHVHRIGRTGRADQEGWALSLASMNEMGRVGSLEQAQKREVEWHKLADLKPASNERLLPPMETLQILGGRKEKIRPGDVLGALTGEAGFAGSQIGKINVTEMSTYVAVERSIAREAMRKLSGGKVKGKKVKVRMMDDA, from the coding sequence ATGAACAGTCCCACTCAAGCCGGCGCGCCGTTTAGCCAGCTACCGCTACCGCCCGCCACGCTCGCCAACCTGACGCAGCTCGGCTATGTCGAGATGACGCCGATTCAGGCAGCCAGCCTGCCGATCGCCCTGGCCGGCAACGATCTGATTGCCCAGGCGAAAACCGGCAGCGGCAAGACCGCGGCGTTTTCGCTGGCGCTGCTCAACCGCCTCGACGTGCGCAACTTCGCCGTTCAGGCGATGGTGCTGTGCCCGACGCGCGAACTCGCCGACCAGGTCACGCAGGAAATCCGCCGTCTGGCGCGCGCCGAAGAAAACATCAAGGTGCTGACGCTGTGCGGCGGCACGCCGATGCGTCCGCAAACCGCCAGCCTCGAGCACGGTGCGCACATCGTGGTCGGCACGCCGGGCCGGATCATGGATCACCTCGAGCGCGGCAGCCTGCCGTTGCAGTCGCTCAACACGCTGGTGCTCGACGAAGCCGACCGCATGCTCGACATGGGTTTCTTCGACGACATCGCCACGGTCGTGAAGCAATGTCCGAAAGAGCGGCAAACGCTGCTGTTCTCCGCGACGTACCCCGAAGGCATCGCCAAACTCAGCCAGCAATTCCTGCGCAATCCGAAGGAAGTGAAGCTCGCCGAGCGGCACGACAACACCAAGATTCGTCAACGCTTCTATGAAGTGACCGAAGACCAGCGGCTGCATGCCGTCGGTCTGCTGCTGAACCACTATCGTCCGGTGAGCACGCTGGCGTTTTGCAACACCAAGCAGCAGTGCCGCGATCTGCTCGACGTGCTGCGCGCGCAGGGTTTTCATGCGCTCGCGCTGCACGGCGAACTCGATCAGCGTGAACGCGATCAGGTGCTGATCCAGTTCGCGAACCGCAGTTGCTCGGTGCTGGTTGCCACGGACGTTGCTTCGCGCGGTCTGGACATCGCGGAGCTCGAAGCGGTGATCAACGTCGACGTGACGCCGGACCCGGAAGTGCACGTGCACCGCATCGGCCGCACGGGTCGCGCGGATCAGGAAGGGTGGGCGCTTAGTCTCGCCAGCATGAACGAGATGGGTCGTGTGGGTAGTCTTGAACAAGCGCAGAAGCGTGAGGTCGAGTGGCACAAGCTGGCCGATCTCAAACCGGCGAGCAACGAGCGCTTGCTGCCGCCGATGGAAACGCTGCAGATTCTCGGCGGCCGCAAGGAAAAGATCCGTCCGGGCGACGTGCTCGGCGCGCTCACCGGCGAGGCGGGTTTCGCCGGTTCGCAGATCGGCAAGATCAATGTGACGGAAATGTCGACCTATGTGGCCGTGGAGCGCAGCATCGCGCGCGAGGCAATGCGCAAGCTCAGCGGCGGCAAGGTGAAGGGCAAGAAGGTCAAAGTCCGCATGATGGACGACGCCTGA
- a CDS encoding 2-polyprenyl-6-methoxyphenol hydroxylase — protein MSREPMEVIVIGAGTGGLCLAQGLKRAGINVNVYERDRTRADGLQGYRVGINPHGLASLKACLPPELYATFLATCARTPGHFNILTERMTELLTVPLEDESMSGGKSVSRMTLRQVLLTGLEAHVHFGKTFTSYEQHADGSVTAHFEDGTHATADLLIGADGARSKVRRQLLPHARLENTGIVSVAAKVPMDETSRALLPPKVLDGITLINAPKGFGGIVHVMEFPWRADGDGMKEGIGSNDAELLSRWPGLLYDNTRDYLMWGVWGALHNLPANPKSLGQAALLALATQITDGWHPNLRALIRASDPSTAFSVDVRTSVPVDAWPTSNVTVLGDAVHLMTPGRGVGANTALRDAALLATRLADAQQGKLSGHDAVAGYEEEMRRYGFHAVAESRKQFDARSALHRPVVGRMALSAMRTSLRVVNNLPMLKRRMIDAENEFRGVDRDAAPAAHGR, from the coding sequence ATGAGTCGTGAACCCATGGAGGTCATCGTGATCGGGGCCGGCACCGGCGGCCTCTGCCTTGCGCAGGGGTTGAAGCGCGCCGGCATCAATGTGAATGTGTATGAACGCGACCGCACGCGCGCGGACGGTTTGCAGGGCTACCGCGTCGGCATCAATCCGCACGGACTCGCGTCGCTGAAAGCGTGCCTTCCGCCCGAACTCTATGCGACCTTTCTCGCGACCTGCGCACGCACGCCCGGCCACTTCAACATCCTGACCGAGCGCATGACCGAATTACTCACCGTGCCGCTCGAAGACGAATCGATGAGCGGCGGCAAATCGGTCAGCCGGATGACGCTCAGGCAAGTGCTGCTGACGGGTCTCGAAGCGCATGTGCATTTTGGCAAGACCTTCACGTCGTACGAACAGCATGCCGACGGCAGCGTCACCGCGCATTTCGAGGACGGCACCCACGCCACGGCGGATCTGCTGATCGGCGCGGACGGCGCGCGCTCGAAGGTGCGCCGCCAATTGCTACCGCACGCGCGACTGGAAAACACCGGCATCGTCAGCGTCGCGGCAAAGGTGCCCATGGACGAAACGTCACGCGCGCTGCTGCCGCCCAAGGTGCTCGACGGCATCACGCTGATCAACGCGCCGAAGGGCTTTGGCGGCATCGTACATGTGATGGAATTTCCGTGGCGCGCGGACGGCGACGGCATGAAGGAAGGCATCGGCAGTAACGACGCCGAGTTGCTCTCGCGCTGGCCGGGGTTGCTCTACGACAACACGCGCGACTATCTGATGTGGGGGGTCTGGGGCGCATTGCACAACTTGCCGGCCAATCCCAAATCGCTTGGGCAGGCCGCGTTACTCGCGCTCGCCACGCAAATCACTGACGGCTGGCATCCCAATCTACGCGCCCTGATTCGCGCTTCGGATCCTTCCACTGCCTTCAGCGTCGATGTGCGCACATCGGTTCCGGTCGACGCATGGCCGACCAGCAACGTCACGGTCCTGGGTGACGCGGTGCATCTGATGACGCCGGGCCGCGGCGTCGGTGCGAACACCGCGCTGCGCGATGCCGCGCTCCTTGCTACGCGCCTGGCCGATGCGCAGCAGGGCAAGCTGTCGGGCCACGACGCCGTCGCGGGTTACGAGGAGGAGATGCGCCGCTACGGCTTTCATGCGGTCGCGGAATCGCGCAAGCAGTTCGACGCGCGCAGTGCGCTGCATCGGCCGGTGGTCGGGAGAATGGCGCTGAGTGCCATGCGCACCAGCCTGCGCGTGGTGAACAACCTGCCGATGCTCAAGCGCCGCATGATCGACGCCGAGAACGAATTTCGCGGCGTCGATCGCGACGCGGCACCCGCCGCGCATGGCCGGTAA
- a CDS encoding transcriptional regulator, MerR family, translating into MKIGELAKIAHCTTETIRFYEKEGLLPEADRTEANYRSYTARHVERLRFIRNCRALDMTHDEIRALLRLTDAPADGCGGINDLIDEHIAHVDTRIEELKQLKVQLTTLREQCHGEQAVEDCGIVQGLTEMDVSAARARHTHLG; encoded by the coding sequence ATGAAAATTGGCGAACTGGCGAAAATTGCCCATTGCACGACCGAAACCATCCGTTTCTACGAAAAAGAGGGCCTGTTGCCCGAAGCGGACCGTACCGAGGCCAATTACCGCAGCTATACGGCGAGGCACGTCGAACGTCTGCGCTTCATCCGCAATTGCCGCGCGCTCGATATGACCCACGACGAAATCCGGGCGTTGCTGCGTCTGACAGACGCACCGGCGGACGGCTGCGGCGGCATCAATGACCTGATCGACGAGCACATTGCGCACGTCGACACGCGCATCGAAGAATTGAAGCAACTGAAGGTGCAACTGACCACGCTGCGCGAGCAATGTCACGGCGAACAGGCCGTTGAAGACTGCGGCATCGTCCAGGGCCTGACCGAAATGGACGTGAGCGCAGCGCGTGCGCGGCATACGCATCTGGGTTGA
- a CDS encoding Cd2+/Zn2+-exporting ATPase, whose protein sequence is MPQANLAEADRPEQAKAFAHGHEGHVHAHADDDAHTHGHGESCGHGHEARAREDAHEHGESCSHGAKARVREPEHEHAHAHGESCRHGHEAHDHDHGHGHVHGRAHSHAQAHDHAEAGCCGTAHVAAVPVKLPQSEAVGSDLRTAIRIMQMDCPTEEALIRKKFSRMPAVRSMDFNLMQRVLTVVHAPDALDSILAAIRSLDFTPELADANLGAAAAPQAPAKPWWPLALAGIAAVGSEAAGWLGAPVWLAAGLAILAIAACGLTTYRKGWLAIRNGNLNINALMSIAVTGALVLQQWPEAAMVMVLFTIAELIEAKSLDRARNAIQGLMQLTPEQASVQQADGGWQLMDLKAIVLGAVVRVKPGERIALDGEIVTGRSSVDQAPITGESLPVDKTVGDAVFAGTINQAGSFDYRVTAAASNTTLARIIHAVEEAQGTKAPTQRFVDQFARVYTPIVFAVALAVAVLPPLLFGGLWHEWVYKALVMLVIACPCALVISTPVTIVSGLAAAARKGILIKGGAYLEQGRKLSWLALDKTGTITHGKPVQTEFEMLADVDVVRSKTLAASLAGRSDHPVSMAIAAAAKSDSIASATVDAFEALPGRGVYGEVDGLPYWLGNHRLVEELGRCSASLEARLDALEGQGKTVVMLVDAERVLALFAVADTVKDTSRAAIAELQRLGVRAAMLTGDNPHTAAAIAQQVGIGEARGNQLPEDKLNAVDGWSKDGATVGMVGDGINDAPALARADIGFAMGAMGTDTAIETADVALMDDDLRKIPQFIRLSKATHSVLVQNITLALGIKSVFLVLTLMGLGTMWMAVFADVGASLLVVANGLRLLRK, encoded by the coding sequence ATGCCTCAAGCCAACCTCGCCGAAGCGGACCGCCCGGAACAGGCCAAAGCCTTTGCCCACGGGCACGAAGGGCATGTTCACGCGCATGCCGATGATGACGCTCATACCCACGGGCATGGTGAAAGCTGCGGTCACGGCCACGAAGCGCGCGCTCGAGAAGACGCTCACGAGCACGGCGAAAGTTGCAGCCATGGCGCCAAAGCACGTGTTCGCGAACCCGAGCATGAACATGCTCACGCACACGGCGAAAGCTGCCGCCACGGCCACGAAGCGCACGACCATGACCACGGTCACGGCCACGTCCACGGCCGTGCCCATAGCCACGCACAAGCCCACGACCACGCCGAGGCAGGCTGTTGCGGAACGGCGCACGTTGCGGCCGTGCCGGTCAAGCTGCCGCAATCCGAAGCCGTCGGCAGCGACCTGCGTACCGCGATCCGCATCATGCAGATGGATTGCCCGACCGAAGAAGCGCTGATCCGCAAGAAATTCAGCCGCATGCCGGCCGTGCGCAGCATGGACTTCAACCTGATGCAGCGCGTGTTGACCGTCGTCCACGCGCCGGACGCGCTCGACTCGATCCTCGCCGCGATCCGTTCGCTCGATTTCACGCCTGAACTGGCAGACGCGAACCTGGGCGCGGCAGCCGCCCCCCAAGCGCCGGCCAAGCCGTGGTGGCCGCTGGCGCTTGCAGGCATTGCTGCGGTGGGCTCAGAGGCCGCTGGCTGGCTTGGTGCCCCTGTCTGGCTGGCAGCGGGTCTGGCGATCCTCGCGATCGCCGCCTGCGGCCTGACGACGTACAGAAAGGGCTGGCTCGCGATCCGCAACGGCAATCTCAACATCAACGCGCTGATGAGCATTGCCGTCACCGGCGCGCTGGTCCTGCAGCAGTGGCCGGAAGCCGCCATGGTGATGGTGCTCTTCACGATTGCCGAACTGATCGAAGCGAAGTCGCTCGACCGCGCCCGCAATGCCATCCAAGGCTTGATGCAGCTCACGCCCGAACAGGCGAGCGTGCAGCAAGCGGACGGCGGCTGGCAACTCATGGACCTCAAAGCGATCGTGCTCGGCGCGGTGGTGCGCGTGAAGCCGGGCGAGCGGATTGCGCTCGACGGCGAAATCGTCACGGGTCGCTCGAGCGTCGATCAGGCACCGATCACCGGCGAAAGCCTACCGGTCGACAAGACCGTGGGCGACGCCGTGTTCGCCGGCACGATCAACCAGGCCGGGTCGTTCGACTATCGCGTCACGGCCGCCGCCAGCAACACGACGCTCGCGCGGATCATCCACGCGGTCGAAGAAGCACAAGGCACCAAAGCGCCGACGCAGCGTTTCGTCGATCAGTTCGCGCGGGTCTATACGCCAATCGTGTTCGCTGTCGCGCTGGCCGTGGCGGTGCTGCCGCCGCTGCTGTTCGGCGGGCTGTGGCACGAGTGGGTTTACAAGGCACTGGTGATGCTGGTGATCGCCTGCCCGTGCGCGCTGGTGATCTCGACGCCGGTGACAATCGTCAGCGGTCTCGCGGCTGCCGCTCGCAAGGGCATCCTGATCAAAGGCGGCGCCTACCTCGAACAGGGCCGCAAGCTGAGCTGGCTCGCGCTCGACAAAACCGGCACGATCACGCACGGCAAGCCGGTGCAAACCGAGTTCGAAATGCTGGCTGACGTCGACGTCGTTCGTAGCAAGACACTCGCGGCAAGCCTGGCGGGTCGTTCGGATCATCCGGTGTCGATGGCGATTGCGGCGGCGGCGAAAAGCGACAGCATTGCCAGCGCCACGGTCGATGCCTTCGAAGCACTGCCAGGCCGCGGCGTGTACGGCGAAGTCGACGGCTTGCCGTATTGGCTCGGCAATCATCGGCTGGTCGAAGAGCTCGGACGCTGCTCGGCGTCGCTCGAAGCGCGGCTGGACGCACTCGAGGGGCAAGGCAAAACCGTCGTGATGCTGGTGGATGCCGAACGCGTGCTCGCGTTGTTCGCCGTCGCCGATACGGTGAAGGACACGAGCCGCGCCGCCATCGCCGAATTGCAGCGCCTCGGCGTGCGGGCCGCCATGCTCACCGGCGACAACCCGCACACGGCTGCCGCGATTGCGCAGCAGGTCGGCATCGGCGAAGCTCGCGGCAATCAGTTGCCTGAGGACAAGTTGAACGCGGTGGACGGCTGGTCGAAAGACGGCGCGACGGTGGGCATGGTTGGCGACGGCATCAACGACGCCCCCGCATTGGCGCGCGCCGACATCGGCTTTGCGATGGGCGCGATGGGCACCGATACCGCAATCGAAACCGCCGACGTCGCGTTGATGGACGACGATCTGCGCAAGATTCCGCAGTTCATCCGTCTGTCGAAGGCGACGCATTCGGTGCTGGTGCAGAACATCACACTGGCGCTGGGCATCAAGAGCGTCTTCCTCGTACTGACGTTGATGGGTCTCGGCACGATGTGGATGGCCGTATTCGCCGATGTTGGCGCGAGCCTGCTGGTGGTGGCAAACGGCCTGCGGCTGTTGCGCAAGTAG